The Pleuronectes platessa unplaced genomic scaffold, fPlePla1.1 scaffold_409, whole genome shotgun sequence genome window below encodes:
- the LOC128436467 gene encoding LOW QUALITY PROTEIN: protein spire homolog 2-like (The sequence of the model RefSeq protein was modified relative to this genomic sequence to represent the inferred CDS: deleted 2 bases in 2 codons), which produces SFPGHSWTPSSPARLSLSSVDETTETSEDTSRSRAADQHQWMEEFSHPVESLALTVDEVINVRRVLVKAEMEKFLQNKELYNNLRRGKVCCCCRVKFPLFSWPSTCLLCKRSVCGSCSAKMKIPSKKMAHIPVYTVGFHSTPKSHGHKSQVYKSLRTLSRRSVEEEFPHLYAHGCTLRDVCADCTKFVADVISSSRRSLDLLNNTPKREARAAAPRPQRQSHLETPPQPHPPPASPPAPPQAPQQQQLLHASLPPSSPQLRTETINNVNQ; this is translated from the exons CATCGTTCCCGGGTCACAGCTGGACGCCGTCCTCCCCGGCCCGTCTGTCTCTGAGCTCGGTGGACGAGACCACGGAGACCTCAGAGGACACGTCCCGCTCCAGAGCTGCAGACCAGCACCAGTGGATG GAGGAGTTCAGTCACCCGGTGGAGAGTCTGGCTCTCACCGTGGACGAGGTCATCAACGTGCGCCGGGTGCTGGTCAAGGCCGAGATGGAGAAGTTCCTCCAGAACAAAGAGCTTTACAACAACCTGAGGAGAGGCAAG gtctgctgctgctgcagagtcaagttccctctcttctcctggcCGTCCACGTGCCTCCTGTGTAAAAG aTCCGTCTGTGGCTCCTGCAGCGCgaag ATGAAGATTCCCTCGAAGAAGATGGCTCATATCCCCGTGTACACGGTGGGATTCCACAGCACGCCCAAGAGCCACGGACACAAGAGCCAGGTCTATaa GTCCCTGAGGACGTTGTCCCGGCgctcggtggaggaggagttCCCTCAC CTCTACGCTCACGGCTGCACGCTGCGCGACGTCTGCGCCGACTGCACCAAGTTCGTGGCCGATGTCATTTCCTCCAGCCGCCGGAGCCTGGACCTCCTCAACAACACGCCCAAGAGGGAGGCCAGGGCGGCTGCTCCGAGGCCGCAGCGCCAGTCCCACCTGGAgactcctcctcagcctcacccccccccagcctccccCCCAGCT CCTCCCCAGgcccctcagcagcagcagcttcttcacGCATCATTGCCTCCTTCATCGCCGCAGCTCCGCACCGAGACGATCAACAATGTGAACCAATGA